A stretch of the Papaver somniferum cultivar HN1 chromosome 6, ASM357369v1, whole genome shotgun sequence genome encodes the following:
- the LOC113285301 gene encoding protein enabled homolog: protein MAISGRTSPSFTCSNALLAFILCMSLFCTELASSEKWWQNICTPGDAYIERRFFSSMNCPLCSDWCRNNCASMKSSVAIDKCLLQENQKQTYCQCCCNKPPSSPPSPPLPPATSEPKTFTLIDFLDNKICAAGQLYKEIPHTDGIGCALQPLCAEKCKEKGLLNGGNQCLGICPDGCKNDAYQWVEQCCCAPLSPSQPPPPSPSPPPPSPSPPPPSPPPPPPSPPPPTASPPPPTPPENICRAGQAFIPTPITDCSLCTAGYCVNKCLENGGLLVKMGCSPSVLSCKCCCKSRTLQSSTSDLSSSSLFSATK, encoded by the exons ATGGCGATAAGTGGGAGAACGTCTCCTAGCTTTACTTGCTCTAATGCCCTTCTGGCATTCATATTATGCATGTCTCTCTTCTGTACAG agttggcatcatcagaaaaaTGGTGGCAAAATATTTGTACACCTGGTGATGCATACATCGAGAGGAGATTTTTCAGTAGCATGAATTGTCCCCTTTGCAGTGATTGGTGtagaaataattgtgcaagtatGAAAAGCTCAGTTGCCATTGACAAGTGCTTATTGCAGGAGAATCAAAAACAGACGTATTGTCAGTGCTGCTGTAACAAACCACCCTCCTCTCCGCCATCACCTCCCCTTCCTCCAGCTACTTCAGAGCCAAAAACATTTACGCTGATTGATTTCCTTGATAATAAGATATGTGCTGCTGGCCAATTATATAAAGAGATTCCACATACGGACGGCATAGGCTGCGCTCTCCAACCTCTATGTGCGGAAAAATGCAAGGAAAAAGGCTTGTTAAACGGAGGGAATCAGTGCCTAGGAATATGTCCGGATGGTTGTAAGAATGATGCGTATCAATGGGTGGAACAGTGTTGTTGTGCACCTCTTTCCCCATCACAACCTCCACCTCCatccccatcaccaccacctccatccccatcaccacctccaccatcACCCCCACCGCCACCTCCATCACCCCCACCTCCAACCGCATCACCACCTCCGCCAACACCTCCAGAAAATATATGCAGAGCTGGACAGGCTTTCATTCCAACCCCCATAACAGATTGCAGCCTTTGCACAGCAGGTTATTGTGTTAATAAATGTTTGGAAAATGGAGGTTTACTGGTGAAAATGGGGTGTTCTCCTTCCGTACTATCATGCAAGTGTTGCTGCAAGAGCAGAACGCTGCAATCATCAACTTCTGATCTTAGTTCATCATCGTTATTCTCCGCGACCAAGTGA
- the LOC113286515 gene encoding mavicyanin-like, whose protein sequence is MTDTLNNVVEVDFTNFRSCNASSPMDLYTMSGNVIIPLTAAGHFFFISTDHCSCGQKVDIRILSGPSPKSPTTTKPRQEEEHGNENENNAAVKAASFFITTFSIFLSVIVGSGANVGTV, encoded by the exons ATGACAGACACACTGAATAATGTGGTTGAAGTTGATTTTACCAATTTTAGAAGCTGTAATGCCTCGTCACCAATGGATTTGTACACCATGTCAGGAAATGTCATAATCCCTCTCACTGCTGCAGGACACTTTTTCTTCATTTCCACTGACCACTGTTCATGTGGTCAAAAAGTGGATATAAGGATCCTAAGTGGTCCATCTCCCAAGTCTCCCACCACCACCAAACCACGCCAGGAAGAAGAGCACGGAAATGAGAATGAGAATAACGCTGCCGTAAAGGCAGCGTCATTTTTCATCACAACATTTTCTATTTTCCTATCAGTGATTGTTGGGTCTGG TGCTAATGTTGGTACTGTTTAA